The following proteins are co-located in the Caldisericum sp. genome:
- a CDS encoding rod shape-determining protein MreC — MYAITALILLVFIAGLAGYGITIKSVYEFLILRPVSSVLNFINQTFTSLNDYLLSIRYGKTLIAENENLKNYIATLESRLKMLLGNYYENVELKNLLGIKSKVKFETLGCSVTMFSKVGNFMIIDKGKDSNLKVDMPVVYSIDGNTLFLVGKIIQVSANSSKVTLETSPNFKVGVKNVARGGIDIAEGNGETLTVKRPFPGVNDTISDVFVTVEESGIFPPDIVVGKVVSINKVSSVENELTLFPMIDFYTIRNVLVVTSYGKK, encoded by the coding sequence TTGTATGCAATTACAGCACTTATACTTTTGGTTTTTATTGCAGGTCTTGCAGGTTATGGTATTACCATAAAGTCTGTCTATGAGTTTCTTATTTTAAGACCTGTTTCTTCCGTTTTAAACTTTATAAACCAAACTTTCACTTCTCTAAATGATTATTTACTTTCCATTAGATATGGAAAAACCCTTATTGCTGAAAACGAAAATCTTAAAAACTACATTGCTACTCTTGAGAGCAGATTAAAAATGCTTTTAGGAAATTATTATGAGAATGTTGAACTTAAAAACCTACTCGGAATAAAATCGAAAGTTAAGTTTGAGACTCTTGGATGTAGCGTTACTATGTTCAGTAAAGTGGGAAATTTTATGATAATTGACAAGGGAAAAGATTCTAACCTTAAAGTTGATATGCCTGTTGTTTATTCCATTGATGGAAATACACTCTTTCTTGTAGGAAAAATCATTCAAGTGTCGGCAAACTCGTCTAAGGTTACTCTTGAAACAAGTCCTAACTTTAAAGTTGGAGTCAAAAATGTTGCTCGTGGTGGAATTGATATTGCAGAGGGTAACGGAGAAACTTTGACAGTTAAAAGACCGTTCCCTGGTGTAAATGATACAATTTCGGACGTTTTTGTAACAGTCGAAGAAAGTGGTATTTTTCCACCAGATATTGTTGTAGGAAAAGTTGTATCAATTAACAAAGTAAGTTCTGTTGAAAATGAGTTAACGCTTTTTCCAATGATAGATTTTTACACTATAAGGAATGTTTTGGTTGTGACATCTTATGGGAAAAAATAA